In the Pungitius pungitius chromosome 5, fPunPun2.1, whole genome shotgun sequence genome, one interval contains:
- the vdac3 gene encoding voltage-dependent anion-selective channel protein 3 isoform X1, whose protein sequence is MAEKGAVCEVPPGEAGKGKRVVNKGHCGTCQQRVPKGHGTMAVPPAYSDLGKAAKDIFNKGFGYGVLKLDIKTKSQSGVEFSTSGSNNTDTGKSGGQLETKYKMKALGLNFNQKWNTDNTLSTEITMEDQLALGLKLGLDASFVPNTGKKSAKLKSAYKQDFVNVGCDLEFDVAGPTAHAAAVLGYEGWLAGYQLAFDTAKSKLTQNNFALGYKAGDFQLHTNVNDGTEFAGSVYQKVNSNLETAVHLAWTAGSNNTRFGIGAKYQLDKDASLSAKVNNACLVGVGYTQNLRPGVKLTLSGLLDGKNVNGGGHKVGLGFELEA, encoded by the exons ATGGCAGAGAAAGGAGCAGTGTGCGAGGTACCGCCAGGCGAGGCAGGGAAAGGCAAGCGGGTGGTGAACAAAGGCCACTGTGGGACATGTCAGCAGCGCGTTCCCAAGGGACATG GCACAATGGCCGTTCCTCCTGCATACTCCGACTTAGGGAAGGCTGCCAAGGACATCTTCAACAAGGGCTTCG GATATGGAGTTCTCAAGCTGGACATTAAGACCAAGTCCCAGAGTGGTGTT GAGTTTTCCACCTCTGGCTCCAACAACACCGACACGGGGAAGTCGGGAGGCCAACTGGAGACCAAGTACAAAATGAAGGCGCTTGGTCTCAACTTCAACCAGAAATGGAACACAGACAACACTCTCAGCACAGAGATCACCATGGAGGACCAG CTGGCTTTGGGCTTGAAGCTCGGTCTGGACGCCTCCTTTGTGCCCAACACTGG CAAGAAGAGTGCCAAGCTGAAGTCTGCCTACAAACAGGACTTTGTGAATGTGGGCTGTGACCTGGAGTTCGACGTGGCTGGTCCCACCGCCCACGCCGCCGCCGTGCTGGGCTACGAGGGCTGGCTGGCAGGCTACCAGTTGGCTTTTGACACGGCCAAATCCAAACTGACCCAGAACAACTTTGCCCTCGGATACAAAGCCGGTGACTTCCAGCTTCACACCAACGT CAACGACGGCACCGAGTTTGCGGGCTCCGTTTACCAGAAGGTGAACAGCAACTTGGAGACAGCGGTCCACTTGGCCTGGACGGCCGGCAGCAACAACACCCGCTTTGGAATCGGAGCCAAATACCAGCTGGACAAGGACGCCTCGCTGTCT GCCAAAGTCAACAACGCCTGCCTCGTTGGAGTTGGCTACACACAGAACCTCAGGCCAG GAGTGAAGCTCACCCTCTCTGGTCTGCTCGATGGGAAAAACGTCAACGGCGGCGGGCACAAAGTGGGCTTGGGCTTTGAGCTGGAGGCGTAG
- the vdac3 gene encoding voltage-dependent anion-selective channel protein 3 isoform X2, producing MAVPPAYSDLGKAAKDIFNKGFGYGVLKLDIKTKSQSGVEFSTSGSNNTDTGKSGGQLETKYKMKALGLNFNQKWNTDNTLSTEITMEDQLALGLKLGLDASFVPNTGKKSAKLKSAYKQDFVNVGCDLEFDVAGPTAHAAAVLGYEGWLAGYQLAFDTAKSKLTQNNFALGYKAGDFQLHTNVNDGTEFAGSVYQKVNSNLETAVHLAWTAGSNNTRFGIGAKYQLDKDASLSAKVNNACLVGVGYTQNLRPGVKLTLSGLLDGKNVNGGGHKVGLGFELEA from the exons ATGGCCGTTCCTCCTGCATACTCCGACTTAGGGAAGGCTGCCAAGGACATCTTCAACAAGGGCTTCG GATATGGAGTTCTCAAGCTGGACATTAAGACCAAGTCCCAGAGTGGTGTT GAGTTTTCCACCTCTGGCTCCAACAACACCGACACGGGGAAGTCGGGAGGCCAACTGGAGACCAAGTACAAAATGAAGGCGCTTGGTCTCAACTTCAACCAGAAATGGAACACAGACAACACTCTCAGCACAGAGATCACCATGGAGGACCAG CTGGCTTTGGGCTTGAAGCTCGGTCTGGACGCCTCCTTTGTGCCCAACACTGG CAAGAAGAGTGCCAAGCTGAAGTCTGCCTACAAACAGGACTTTGTGAATGTGGGCTGTGACCTGGAGTTCGACGTGGCTGGTCCCACCGCCCACGCCGCCGCCGTGCTGGGCTACGAGGGCTGGCTGGCAGGCTACCAGTTGGCTTTTGACACGGCCAAATCCAAACTGACCCAGAACAACTTTGCCCTCGGATACAAAGCCGGTGACTTCCAGCTTCACACCAACGT CAACGACGGCACCGAGTTTGCGGGCTCCGTTTACCAGAAGGTGAACAGCAACTTGGAGACAGCGGTCCACTTGGCCTGGACGGCCGGCAGCAACAACACCCGCTTTGGAATCGGAGCCAAATACCAGCTGGACAAGGACGCCTCGCTGTCT GCCAAAGTCAACAACGCCTGCCTCGTTGGAGTTGGCTACACACAGAACCTCAGGCCAG GAGTGAAGCTCACCCTCTCTGGTCTGCTCGATGGGAAAAACGTCAACGGCGGCGGGCACAAAGTGGGCTTGGGCTTTGAGCTGGAGGCGTAG